One stretch of Nocardia mangyaensis DNA includes these proteins:
- the yidC gene encoding membrane protein insertase YidC, translated as MLDFVYFPVSAVLWCWHRLLAYPLGAADGLAWLLAVVALVVTVRALLIVPAVRQARSQATLRSLQPQMDGLRRKHRDDPRAQAEQIRLLHREHGVSLFAGFVPLIAQALVFLGLFHVLRSFDRTGAYAVGPFTSTDTPLSPEVNSATANYLFGVPEVRAFLDARLFGAPLSATLSGAGETFAAVALLAIPLVVIAALATHFTARLTPSGQDGTAAIMRNLALWVFPAGALIGGAILPVVVLAYFATNAVWTCAQQYLIHRSLSARAAAAATLATATARAAAPRPGVKPQRRKR; from the coding sequence ATGCTCGATTTCGTGTACTTCCCGGTGTCGGCCGTGCTCTGGTGCTGGCACCGATTGCTCGCCTATCCACTCGGCGCCGCCGACGGCCTCGCCTGGCTGCTCGCCGTCGTCGCCCTCGTCGTCACCGTCCGCGCCCTCCTGATCGTCCCCGCCGTTCGCCAGGCCCGGTCCCAGGCGACACTGCGTTCCCTGCAACCACAGATGGACGGCCTCCGCCGCAAGCATCGCGATGATCCCCGCGCCCAGGCCGAACAGATCAGGCTGCTGCACCGCGAACACGGCGTCAGCCTGTTCGCCGGCTTCGTCCCGCTGATCGCCCAGGCCCTGGTGTTCCTCGGCCTGTTCCATGTCCTGCGCTCCTTCGACCGCACCGGCGCGTACGCGGTCGGCCCGTTCACCTCGACCGACACTCCGCTCTCACCCGAGGTGAACAGCGCCACCGCCAACTATCTGTTCGGCGTGCCAGAGGTCCGCGCGTTCCTCGACGCCAGGCTCTTCGGTGCCCCGCTGTCGGCGACCTTGTCCGGGGCCGGCGAAACATTCGCCGCCGTAGCCCTCCTGGCGATCCCACTGGTGGTGATCGCGGCCCTCGCCACCCATTTCACGGCCCGCCTCACTCCGTCGGGGCAGGACGGCACCGCCGCGATCATGCGGAACCTGGCGCTGTGGGTGTTTCCCGCGGGCGCGCTCATCGGCGGGGCGATCCTGCCGGTGGTCGTCTTGGCGTACTTCGCCACCAACGCGGTGTGGACGTGCGCCCAGCAGTATCTGATCCATCGCTCGCTCAGCGCGAGGGCAGCCGCCGCGGCGACCCTGGCCACCGCGACCGCCCGAGCCGCCGCGCCGCGTCCCGGCGTGAAACCACAACGGCGGAAACGATGA
- a CDS encoding DUF6412 domain-containing protein: MHSRAAVLAYAVLACVLPAFVLLTAPGGETARMLAFGAVAAAMVCALAAVTTRARVPVRVAVAGPPRSAQRRLRGSFLPQSNPDTAGRPRPRAPGIDHR; encoded by the coding sequence ATGCACTCACGGGCAGCCGTCTTGGCGTACGCGGTTCTCGCGTGCGTCCTGCCCGCCTTCGTGCTGCTGACCGCGCCGGGCGGGGAAACCGCCCGCATGCTCGCCTTCGGCGCCGTCGCGGCGGCCATGGTGTGCGCGCTCGCCGCGGTCACCACCCGCGCGCGGGTGCCTGTCCGGGTCGCCGTCGCGGGTCCACCGCGTTCCGCGCAACGACGCCTGCGTGGTTCCTTTCTGCCGCAGAGCAATCCGGACACCGCCGGTCGTCCACGTCCTCGAGCACCGGGAATCGATCACCGCTGA
- a CDS encoding TetR/AcrR family transcriptional regulator — translation MTAPSTQAEQPVGDGRATRWHGHKARRRAEMVDAAIEVIEEHGLEISVQLIAEHLALPRPVVYRHVGGRAELDALARRRILELLLAELLPALQPDGTLKDAVRGAVGTYLGWIDRHPNLHRFLGDAAPQDGGPATLAGAGREVGGQLADMFAATLARFGIDPARARPMAFGMVGLVDGVVASWRAEPEPVLTTEQVQGILTESVLSLFEGNARSLGVPLQRDSLVADLLIAPDAAPPPAERLR, via the coding sequence GTGACTGCACCCTCCACCCAGGCCGAGCAGCCCGTCGGTGACGGGCGCGCCACCCGCTGGCACGGGCACAAGGCCCGCCGTCGCGCGGAGATGGTCGATGCCGCCATCGAGGTGATCGAGGAACACGGGCTCGAGATCTCCGTGCAGCTCATCGCCGAACACCTCGCCCTGCCGCGTCCGGTGGTCTACCGGCATGTGGGCGGTCGCGCCGAACTCGACGCACTGGCCCGCCGGCGCATCCTGGAACTACTGCTCGCCGAGTTGTTGCCCGCGCTGCAGCCCGACGGCACCCTCAAGGACGCCGTGCGTGGCGCCGTCGGCACCTATCTCGGCTGGATCGACCGTCATCCCAACCTGCACCGTTTCCTCGGCGATGCCGCGCCCCAGGACGGTGGGCCCGCCACCCTGGCCGGGGCGGGGCGCGAGGTCGGCGGGCAGTTGGCCGACATGTTCGCCGCCACCCTGGCCCGCTTCGGCATCGATCCCGCCCGCGCCCGGCCGATGGCATTCGGCATGGTCGGCCTCGTCGACGGCGTCGTCGCCAGCTGGCGGGCCGAACCCGAGCCGGTGCTCACCACCGAGCAGGTACAGGGGATCCTGACCGAATCGGTGCTGTCGCTGTTCGAAGGCAACGCGCGCAGTCTCGGTGTCCCGTTGCAACGCGACTCGCTGGTCGCCGACCTGCTCATCGCCCCCGACGCCGCGCCACCGCCTGCGGAGCGGCTGCGCTGA
- a CDS encoding DUF418 domain-containing protein: MTEAVAPAVSASTGQRPPRMIALDVLRGIAILGTLGTNIWIFTDPEGIIGYLDGVSAAAETGWDWSERVLQQLAQGKFLGLLTVMFGIGLAIQQGSAQRAGRRWPGGYPWRAALLFLDGLLNFLFIAEFDVLMGYALTGLVVAYLLATSERAQRRWVIVAASIHVAMLTLIAVALAFEPTRQPTAAEPLDPNPYADGSFWDLVLFRLDHAAMFRLEAIFVLPMSVALFLIGARLYRAGVFRPEGTRIRKRLMVIGFGLAAPADFALGVFGGGDLILFARYGTAPFVALAILAAVAQFYLGRSRVGFAGARLTEVGRAALSCYILQNLIAGILCYGWGFGLAARVSESARVPFTIGIYLIVVVAITVFAHLWLRRFDRGPVEWLWHRTYQLVRPGG; encoded by the coding sequence ATGACCGAAGCCGTCGCACCCGCCGTCAGCGCGAGCACCGGCCAGCGGCCGCCCAGGATGATCGCGCTGGACGTGCTGCGCGGCATCGCGATCCTGGGCACGCTGGGCACCAATATCTGGATCTTCACCGACCCCGAGGGGATCATCGGCTACCTCGACGGTGTCAGCGCGGCTGCCGAGACCGGCTGGGACTGGTCGGAACGGGTACTCCAGCAACTGGCCCAGGGCAAGTTCCTCGGGCTGCTCACGGTGATGTTCGGCATCGGGCTGGCCATCCAGCAGGGGTCGGCCCAGCGGGCGGGCAGGCGATGGCCGGGTGGATATCCGTGGCGGGCGGCGCTGCTGTTCCTCGACGGACTGCTGAACTTCCTGTTCATCGCCGAGTTCGACGTGCTGATGGGCTACGCACTGACCGGTCTGGTGGTGGCATACCTGTTGGCGACCAGTGAGCGAGCGCAGCGACGGTGGGTGATCGTCGCCGCCTCGATCCACGTGGCGATGCTGACGCTGATCGCCGTGGCCCTGGCGTTCGAACCCACCCGCCAACCCACGGCCGCCGAACCGCTCGACCCCAATCCCTACGCGGACGGCTCCTTCTGGGACCTGGTGCTGTTCCGGCTCGACCACGCCGCGATGTTCCGGCTGGAAGCGATCTTCGTGCTCCCGATGTCGGTGGCGCTGTTCCTCATCGGCGCCCGGCTCTATCGCGCCGGGGTGTTCCGACCCGAGGGCACGCGAATCCGCAAGCGGCTCATGGTGATCGGATTCGGCCTCGCGGCACCGGCGGATTTCGCACTCGGCGTCTTCGGTGGCGGCGATCTGATCCTGTTCGCCCGCTACGGCACCGCACCGTTCGTCGCACTGGCCATTCTGGCCGCGGTCGCGCAGTTCTACCTGGGCCGGTCGCGCGTCGGTTTCGCCGGTGCCCGGCTCACCGAGGTCGGCCGGGCCGCGCTCAGCTGCTACATCCTGCAGAACCTGATCGCCGGAATCCTCTGCTATGGCTGGGGTTTCGGACTGGCGGCACGGGTGTCGGAGTCGGCGCGGGTGCCCTTCACGATCGGCATCTACCTGATCGTCGTCGTCGCGATCACCGTGTTCGCCCACCTGTGGCTACGCCGCTTCGACCGTGGCCCGGTCGAGTGGCTGTGGCACCGCACCTACCAGCTGGTACGGCCGGGCGGTTGA
- the dop gene encoding depupylase/deamidase Dop, whose amino-acid sequence MQRIIGIEVEYGISTPTEPTANPILTSTQAVLAYAAAAGVPRAKRTRWDYEVESPLRDARGFDLSRMSGPAPVIDADEVGAANMILTNGARLYVDHAHPEYSAPEVVDPLDAVIWDKAGERVMEAAARHASSVPGAPRLQLYKNNVDGKGASYGTHENYLMNRDTPFSHIIAGLTPFFVSRQVICGSGRVGIGQSGDHAGFQLSQRADYIEVEVGLETTLKRGIINTRDEPHADADKYRRLHVIIGDANLAEMSTYLKVGTTALVLDLIEAGEDLSEFQLARPVTAVHQISHDPTLRATVALADGRELTGLALQRLYHERVAKFVHREGNDDPRVRDIVDNWGMVLDLLERDPMECANLLDWPAKLRLLEGMRSREGLGWAAPKLHLMDLQYSDVRLDKGLYNRLVARGSMKRLVSEQDVLDAMTNPPTDTRAYFRGECLRRFGADIAAASWDSVIFDLGGDSLVRIPTLEPRRGTKAHVGKLLDAAESAAELVEQLTH is encoded by the coding sequence ATGCAGCGCATCATCGGAATCGAGGTCGAGTACGGCATCTCGACCCCCACGGAGCCGACGGCCAACCCGATTCTCACCTCCACGCAGGCCGTTCTCGCTTATGCGGCCGCCGCCGGCGTACCGCGTGCCAAGCGCACCCGCTGGGACTACGAGGTGGAATCCCCGCTGCGTGACGCGCGTGGTTTCGACCTGAGCCGGATGAGCGGGCCAGCCCCGGTGATCGACGCCGACGAGGTCGGCGCGGCGAACATGATCCTCACCAACGGTGCCCGGCTCTACGTCGACCACGCCCACCCCGAGTACTCAGCGCCCGAGGTCGTCGACCCGCTCGACGCGGTCATCTGGGACAAAGCGGGCGAGCGGGTGATGGAGGCCGCCGCCCGGCACGCCTCCAGCGTGCCCGGCGCACCCCGCCTGCAGCTGTACAAGAACAATGTCGACGGCAAGGGCGCCTCCTACGGCACTCACGAGAACTACCTGATGAACCGCGATACGCCGTTCAGCCACATCATCGCCGGATTGACGCCGTTCTTCGTCTCCCGCCAGGTCATCTGTGGGTCCGGCCGGGTCGGGATCGGTCAGTCCGGTGACCACGCGGGCTTCCAGCTGTCTCAGCGCGCCGACTACATCGAGGTCGAGGTCGGCCTGGAGACCACGCTCAAGCGGGGCATCATCAACACCCGCGACGAACCGCACGCCGACGCCGACAAGTACCGGCGCCTGCACGTGATCATCGGCGACGCCAACCTGGCCGAGATGTCGACCTACCTCAAGGTCGGGACCACCGCGCTCGTACTGGACCTGATCGAGGCCGGTGAGGACCTCTCGGAGTTCCAGCTGGCCCGTCCGGTCACCGCGGTGCACCAGATCAGTCACGACCCGACCCTGCGCGCCACCGTGGCGCTGGCCGACGGCCGCGAGCTGACCGGCCTTGCGCTGCAACGGCTCTACCACGAGCGGGTCGCCAAGTTCGTGCACCGCGAAGGCAACGACGACCCGCGCGTGCGTGACATCGTCGACAACTGGGGCATGGTGCTCGACCTGCTCGAGCGCGACCCGATGGAATGCGCGAACCTGCTCGACTGGCCGGCCAAGCTGCGCCTGCTCGAGGGCATGCGCAGCCGCGAGGGCCTGGGCTGGGCCGCCCCGAAACTGCACCTGATGGATCTGCAGTACTCCGATGTGCGCCTGGACAAGGGCCTTTACAACCGCCTGGTGGCGCGCGGGTCGATGAAGCGGCTCGTCAGCGAGCAGGATGTGCTCGACGCGATGACCAATCCGCCCACCGACACCCGCGCGTACTTCCGCGGAGAGTGTCTGCGCCGTTTCGGCGCCGATATCGCCGCCGCCAGTTGGGATTCGGTGATCTTCGATCTGGGTGGTGATTCGCTGGTTCGCATCCCCACCCTCGAGCCCCGTCGCGGCACGAAAGCGCATGTCGGCAAGCTGCTCGACGCCGCGGAGTCCGCCGCCGAGCTGGTCGAACAGCTCACGCACTGA
- a CDS encoding ubiquitin-like protein Pup: MAQEQTKRAGGGDEDEGPEGVDAAGQERREKLAEETDDLLDEIDDVLEENAEDFVRAYVQKGGQ; this comes from the coding sequence ATGGCACAAGAGCAGACCAAACGCGCCGGGGGTGGCGACGAGGACGAGGGTCCCGAGGGCGTCGACGCGGCAGGGCAGGAGCGCCGCGAGAAGCTCGCGGAGGAGACCGACGACCTCCTCGACGAGATCGATGATGTGCTCGAGGAGAACGCCGAGGACTTCGTGCGGGCATATGTGCAGAAGGGCGGCCAGTGA
- the prcB gene encoding proteasome subunit beta: MTPGDPLRLHAGQALSSFTEHLRMHAPNLLPGNGFGASELTADFAPHGTTIVAVSYRGGVLIAGDRRATQGNLVASRDMEKVYITDTFSASGIAGTAGLAVEMVRLFAVELEHYEKIEGVSLTFDGKANKLSRMVRENLPAAMQGLAVVPLLVGFDDQVTDPDRAGRIVSYDVVGSRSEERFGYTAVGSGSTFAKSSLKKLYRHGLDQDRALRIAVESLVDAADDDTATGGPDVLRGIYPTVVRIDAEGAVEVTEERLGEIAAAILADRETEQNGGADA; the protein is encoded by the coding sequence GTGACCCCAGGTGATCCGTTGCGCCTCCACGCGGGGCAGGCTCTCTCCTCCTTCACCGAACACCTGCGGATGCACGCACCGAACCTGTTGCCCGGTAACGGGTTCGGTGCCTCCGAGTTGACCGCCGATTTCGCGCCGCACGGCACCACGATCGTCGCGGTCAGCTACCGCGGCGGGGTGCTGATCGCGGGCGATCGGCGCGCCACCCAGGGCAACCTGGTGGCCTCGCGCGACATGGAGAAGGTCTACATCACCGACACCTTCTCCGCGTCGGGCATCGCGGGTACCGCGGGCTTGGCGGTCGAGATGGTGCGGTTGTTCGCGGTGGAACTCGAGCACTACGAGAAGATCGAAGGCGTCTCGCTGACCTTCGACGGTAAGGCCAACAAGCTGTCGCGGATGGTGCGCGAAAACTTGCCCGCCGCCATGCAGGGGCTGGCTGTCGTTCCGCTGCTCGTCGGCTTCGACGACCAGGTCACCGACCCCGACAGGGCCGGGCGGATCGTGTCCTACGACGTGGTCGGCTCGCGCAGCGAGGAACGGTTCGGTTACACCGCGGTCGGTTCCGGTTCGACCTTCGCCAAGTCCTCGCTCAAGAAGCTCTACCGGCACGGACTCGACCAGGACCGGGCGTTGCGGATCGCGGTGGAGTCGCTGGTCGACGCCGCTGACGACGACACCGCGACCGGCGGTCCCGACGTGCTGCGCGGGATCTACCCGACGGTGGTGCGCATCGATGCCGAAGGAGCGGTCGAGGTGACCGAGGAGCGGCTCGGTGAGATCGCCGCGGCGATCCTCGCCGACCGCGAGACCGAACAGAATGGGGGTGCCGACGCATGA
- the prcA gene encoding proteasome subunit alpha yields MTLPYYASAEQIMRDKTELARKGIGRGRSVIVLVYDKGVLFVAENPSATLHKVSELYDRIGFASVGKYNEFEALRRGGILQADLKGYQYDRRDVTGRGLANLYAQNLGSIFTDQLKPFEVEICVAEVGYPEQAPTSVLYRITFDGSIVDEREYVVMGGTTEPILNALKSTYTAGLSLDDALKVAIGALQAGQPEADKDKRSLGVASLEVATLEQERPRRAFRRLQGLALEQALGATAAVKPTTEATLPEPEDDAGE; encoded by the coding sequence ATGACGCTGCCGTACTACGCGTCTGCCGAGCAGATCATGCGCGACAAGACCGAGCTCGCCCGCAAGGGCATCGGTCGAGGTCGCAGTGTGATCGTGCTGGTGTATGACAAGGGCGTGCTGTTCGTCGCCGAGAATCCGTCGGCGACCCTGCACAAGGTCAGCGAACTCTACGACCGCATCGGTTTCGCCTCGGTCGGTAAGTACAACGAGTTCGAGGCCCTGCGCCGGGGCGGCATCCTGCAGGCAGACCTGAAGGGCTACCAGTACGACCGGCGCGATGTCACCGGACGTGGGCTGGCCAACCTCTACGCGCAGAACCTCGGGTCGATCTTCACCGATCAGCTCAAGCCGTTCGAGGTCGAGATCTGCGTGGCCGAGGTGGGCTATCCGGAGCAGGCGCCGACCTCGGTGCTGTACCGGATCACCTTCGACGGGTCCATCGTCGACGAACGCGAGTACGTCGTGATGGGCGGGACCACCGAGCCGATCCTGAACGCGCTCAAGTCCACCTACACCGCGGGTCTGTCCCTGGACGACGCGTTGAAGGTGGCCATCGGAGCGTTGCAGGCCGGTCAGCCGGAGGCCGACAAGGACAAGCGCTCGCTCGGGGTCGCCTCGCTCGAGGTGGCCACGCTCGAGCAGGAGCGTCCGCGACGGGCGTTCCGCCGGTTGCAGGGGCTTGCCCTGGAGCAGGCACTGGGTGCCACGGCGGCCGTGAAACCGACGACCGAGGCGACGCTGCCCGAACCCGAGGACGACGCGGGAGAGTAG
- the pafA gene encoding Pup--protein ligase, whose amino-acid sequence MQRRIMGIETEFGVTCTFHGHRRLSPDEVARYLFRRVVSWGRSSNVFLRNGARLYLDVGSHPEYATAECDSLVQLVTHDRAGERVLEDLLIDAEQRLAEEGIGGDIYLFKNNTDSAGNSYGCHENFLVVRAGEFSRISDVLLPFLVTRQLICGAGKVLQTPKAATFCLSQRAEHIWEGVSSATTRSRPIINTRDEPHADAEKYRRLHVIVGDSNMAEPTTMLKVGTASLVLEMIEAGVSFRDFALDNPIRAIREVSHDLTGRRPVRLAGGRQASALEIQREYYARAVEHLRNRDRDPQVDAVVDLWGRTLDAVEAQDFAKVDTEIDWVIKRKLFQRYQDRYSMELSDPKIAQLDLAYHDIKRGRGVFDLLQRKGLAKRITEDDAVDAAVDTPPQTTRAKLRGDFITAAQEAGRDFTVDWVHLKLNDQAQRTVLCKDPFRSVDERVDRLIASM is encoded by the coding sequence GTGCAGCGACGAATCATGGGGATCGAGACCGAGTTCGGTGTGACATGCACCTTCCACGGTCACCGTCGGCTGTCCCCCGACGAGGTGGCCCGGTACCTGTTCCGCCGGGTGGTGTCCTGGGGCCGTAGCTCTAATGTCTTCCTTCGCAACGGTGCCAGGTTGTACCTCGACGTCGGATCGCATCCCGAGTACGCGACCGCGGAGTGCGACAGCCTGGTGCAGTTGGTCACCCACGACCGGGCCGGTGAACGGGTCCTGGAGGACCTGCTCATAGACGCCGAACAGCGTCTCGCCGAGGAAGGCATCGGCGGCGACATCTATCTGTTCAAGAACAACACCGACTCCGCGGGCAACTCCTACGGCTGCCACGAGAACTTCCTCGTGGTCCGCGCGGGCGAGTTCTCCCGCATCTCGGACGTGTTGCTCCCGTTCCTGGTCACCCGCCAGCTCATCTGCGGTGCGGGCAAGGTGTTGCAGACGCCCAAGGCGGCCACGTTCTGCCTCTCGCAGCGTGCCGAGCACATCTGGGAGGGCGTCTCCTCGGCGACCACCCGCTCGCGCCCGATCATCAACACCCGCGACGAGCCGCACGCCGACGCCGAGAAGTACCGGCGCCTGCACGTGATCGTGGGTGACTCGAACATGGCCGAGCCGACGACGATGCTCAAGGTGGGCACGGCGTCGCTGGTGCTGGAGATGATCGAGGCGGGGGTGTCGTTCCGCGATTTCGCCCTCGACAATCCGATCCGTGCGATCCGCGAGGTCAGCCACGACCTGACCGGTCGTCGTCCGGTCCGGTTGGCCGGTGGCCGCCAGGCCAGCGCGCTCGAGATCCAGCGCGAGTACTACGCCCGTGCCGTCGAGCACCTGCGCAATCGCGACCGCGATCCGCAGGTCGACGCCGTGGTCGACCTGTGGGGCCGCACTCTGGACGCGGTCGAGGCGCAGGACTTCGCCAAGGTCGACACCGAGATCGACTGGGTGATCAAGCGCAAGCTGTTCCAGCGCTATCAGGACCGCTACAGCATGGAGCTCTCCGATCCCAAGATCGCCCAGCTAGACCTGGCCTACCACGACATCAAGCGTGGTCGCGGGGTGTTCGACCTGCTGCAGCGCAAGGGCCTGGCCAAGCGGATCACCGAGGACGACGCCGTCGACGCCGCGGTGGACACCCCGCCGCAGACCACCCGCGCCAAGCTGCGCGGTGACTTCATCACCGCCGCCCAGGAGGCGGGGCGTGACTTCACCGTCGACTGGGTGCATCTCAAGCTGAACGATCAGGCGCAGCGCACCGTGTTGTGCAAGGATCCGTTCCGCTCGGTCGACGAACGCGTCGACCGGCTGATCGCCTCGATGTAG
- a CDS encoding TetR/AcrR family transcriptional regulator, with the protein MARPRVPLLSRERIREAALALIDRDGLAEVSMRKLAAALGVQAASLYGHYPNKDDLLDDIATGIMSHVDTSAFDTAGWAEALAAWARSYRSALVAHPNFVPYLAAGPGRRAENLRAADAVHGGLVGAGWPPRYATMIGAATRYLVMGSTVGSFAGGFADDVQVYRDRYPHLNQAHLLRAVAEEIDDDSFELALTSFIAGLDATYAAVVAH; encoded by the coding sequence ATGGCGAGGCCGCGCGTACCGCTGTTGAGCCGCGAGCGCATTCGCGAGGCGGCGCTCGCCCTGATCGACCGCGACGGCCTGGCCGAGGTCTCCATGCGCAAGCTCGCCGCCGCACTCGGCGTCCAGGCGGCCTCACTGTATGGCCACTATCCGAACAAGGACGACCTGCTCGACGACATCGCCACCGGCATCATGAGCCACGTCGACACCTCGGCCTTCGACACCGCCGGGTGGGCCGAGGCGCTGGCCGCCTGGGCGCGCAGCTACCGGTCGGCACTGGTCGCGCACCCGAATTTCGTGCCCTACCTGGCCGCGGGGCCGGGCCGCCGGGCCGAGAACCTGCGTGCCGCCGACGCCGTGCACGGCGGCCTGGTCGGCGCGGGCTGGCCGCCGCGCTACGCCACCATGATCGGCGCGGCCACCCGCTACCTGGTGATGGGTTCCACGGTCGGCTCGTTCGCCGGTGGTTTCGCCGACGACGTGCAGGTCTACCGCGACCGCTACCCGCACCTGAACCAGGCGCACCTGCTGCGCGCGGTCGCCGAGGAGATCGACGACGACAGCTTCGAATTGGCCCTGACGTCGTTCATCGCCGGGCTCGACGCCACCTACGCGGCGGTGGTGGCCCACTGA
- a CDS encoding acyl-CoA dehydrogenase family protein, producing the protein MDLQLTSAQSDLRDLARTWVDREVVPFAAQWDRDESVDPAIVGKLGALGFLGLGIDEQYGGSGGDALDYCLLLEELGRGDSAVRGIVSVSLGLVAKSIAAYGTEEQKHRFLPPLCTGEQLGCFALTEPGTGSDAANLIARAARDGSDWIIDGTKIFITNGTWADVALVFARTGGSGPKGVTAFLVPTDAPGFGRTEIKGKLGLRGQATAELVLDRVRIPDASRLGAEGQGFRIAMAALDKGRMGVAAGCVGLARACLEAAVRYAGEREQFGKPIAGYQLVQELLADIAVETDAARLLAWRTADLVDRGEPFGTAASMAKLFASEAAVKAANNAIQVFGGYGYIDEYPVAKYLRDARVLTLYEGTTQIQKLLIGRALTGVNAIV; encoded by the coding sequence GTGGATCTCCAACTCACCTCCGCGCAGAGCGATCTGCGCGACCTCGCCCGCACCTGGGTGGACCGGGAAGTCGTTCCGTTCGCGGCGCAGTGGGATCGAGACGAATCGGTCGATCCGGCGATCGTGGGCAAGCTCGGCGCGCTGGGCTTCCTCGGGCTCGGGATCGACGAGCAGTACGGCGGCTCCGGCGGTGACGCGCTCGACTACTGCCTGCTGCTCGAGGAGCTCGGCCGCGGCGACAGCGCGGTACGCGGCATCGTGTCGGTCTCCCTCGGATTGGTCGCCAAGTCGATCGCCGCGTACGGCACCGAGGAGCAGAAGCATCGGTTCCTGCCGCCATTGTGCACGGGGGAGCAGCTCGGGTGCTTCGCCCTCACCGAGCCGGGTACCGGCTCCGATGCCGCGAACCTGATCGCCCGGGCCGCTCGTGACGGGTCGGACTGGATCATCGACGGCACCAAGATCTTCATCACCAACGGCACCTGGGCCGATGTCGCGCTGGTCTTCGCGCGGACCGGGGGGTCGGGCCCGAAAGGGGTCACCGCGTTCCTCGTCCCCACCGACGCACCGGGTTTCGGCCGCACCGAGATCAAGGGCAAGCTCGGTCTGCGCGGCCAGGCCACCGCCGAACTGGTCCTCGACCGGGTCCGGATACCGGACGCGTCGCGCCTGGGGGCCGAAGGCCAGGGTTTCCGCATCGCGATGGCGGCGCTGGACAAGGGGCGCATGGGCGTCGCGGCGGGTTGTGTCGGACTGGCGCGCGCCTGCCTCGAGGCGGCGGTGCGGTACGCCGGGGAACGCGAGCAGTTCGGCAAACCCATCGCGGGCTATCAGCTGGTCCAGGAACTGCTCGCCGACATCGCGGTGGAGACCGACGCCGCCCGTCTACTCGCGTGGCGCACCGCCGATCTCGTCGACCGGGGTGAGCCGTTCGGCACCGCCGCATCGATGGCCAAACTGTTCGCCTCCGAGGCCGCGGTCAAGGCGGCCAACAACGCCATCCAGGTGTTCGGTGGCTACGGCTACATCGACGAATACCCGGTTGCCAAATACCTGCGCGACGCCCGCGTGCTGACTCTCTACGAGGGCACCACCCAGATCCAGAAACTGCTGATCGGCCGCGCCCTCACCGGCGTGAACGCCATCGTCTGA